CTCTTACGGGGATGCCACACCACTGTGTCCCCTTGGGAGCTTCCAGGTGTTTTGAGGAGCCCACCCCCTTCAGTGTGTGCTCTGCCTTTTCCTGGGCTGCGAGCGCCACGCCTCCCCTTCCCCGCCCTGCCTGGAGCTCACGCTGTCAATCGCCTGAAGGACGCGGGGAGAGCTCACTGCCCTGGCCTTCACAGGGCGTTCCTGTGGGCCACTCCTCCCTGAGACGCACACAGCAGAACCTAGCAGTCCGACCAGGGAGGGTCCACCTGAATCATCCCCTCCCTTTTTCTGAGGCTCAGCCTCTGTTAATACAGTCCAAGGTAGTGGCTGCTGTTCAGGGAACCTGGACCAGATTCTCCCCTGCAGACAGAGATCCCTGGCAGAGATGCTTCCAGGTGGGTCCCTGCTGGTGCCCACTCCTGCACTGCACAGCCAAGGACTGGTGTTTGCCCaggacccccagcccctggccccgcCCACCCGTGGCAGCCCTCCTGGCCTTGGTTCCTTCTGTTTGCTGAAGATGGCCGTGTGCTCCTCCAGGGGCTGAAGCTTTTACCTGCCTAGTCTTCAGGCCCACTCAGCGCCCACCCCAGAGCAGGAGGTCTCACGGAGGTGGGCAAGGggagaggctgaggctggagaggtctGGGGTAAAGTGCAGGCTCGCTCGAGTCCCCAGGCTCCCCTCACGGTCAGCAGTGACCCACCACCCTCGCCCGGCCTCCCTGCTGCTGGGAGGACTGAGACGGAGGTGAATTTAGGCCACAGCAGCCCCTGGCCcgctttattcttttcttctcagagttTCCTGCCCACGCTTCAGGCTGAGCCCAGCAACCGGGGAAGATGGGCAGCTGTGGCCGAGCACCCCCTGTGGCAGCCTGTCCGCTGTCCATCAGTCCCCACTACCAGGCAGGTGGCGGCCTGGGGGGCgtctccctgggggagggggcacaggagCCCCAGCAGGGGAGTCTGGGAGACGTCAGCACCCCTGGGAGAGACCCCCCACCGTGCTGAGGACTTCAAGTCAGCAGTCAGCCCCACAGCATGGGCGGTGAAGCCCGCGTGAGGTCGCTCGAAGGCCCAAATCCACCTCCCCGGTTCAGATGCTGGGCCCGAGAGTGGGCAGGGGCTGACCATCGGCAGGCCTGTCTCCCGGTGGGCTCCTGACTCCACCTCCCCGTCGCCCTCCCCACTGCACTGCGCCCCTGCCTGGCTGCACGGCCCTCAGgatgcagtttgcatctgaaaatcaAAGTCCCCTTTCAGTTGGGACGGGGTGGATGGGCAGAGTGTGGGTCGGAAGGATGAGGGTGGGGTCAGGCCTACAGCGGGGACCACATCCGATCAGGCCACAGTGGCTGAGGCTTCCTAGAATGGGGTGGGAGGGTCTGCGGCAGCAGTGGGGTGGGTGGGCGGTGCCCAGGCCGGCCGGTCGTGGTCCTGCATGTGCAGCTGGCCAGGTGTGTTGGTCAGGAGGCCCAGTGGGCGGGTGCCAGGGGCCGGCCCTACCCACAGCCACGTGGCTGGGCTGAGTCAGCCGAGAACAACCAGGCAGGCCTCGGGCAGACGCCAGCCCTCAAACAGGGCAGGCTGCTTCCTGCCGCGCTCCCCAGGGCTGCACCACTCCGAGGCGGCCTGTCTGGGAAACGTCCCTCTGGAGACGGCCCAGGTCCCACCCGCTCTCCTGGGATCCTGACCCTCGCCGTCCTTGCTATCCCTGCTCCCGGCCGTCTGCAAGGTGCAGAGGCACCTGAGGCCTTGAAGCTACACCTCCTCGTGGGACCCAGGTGCAGCTCGAGCCACCAGACCTTAGGGGggtcttttcctttcctggggcCTCGGCTTCTGCACCTTTAAAACGGGATGATGAGATCTGTTCTCGGGTGTCCTAAGAATCGCATCGAATGGGATAATATGTGTGAAAGGGCCTGGGGAGCTCGGGGACTGCCAGCACAGCAGAGGGACTAGGAGGGCCCCACGTCCAAGGTGCTAAACACCCGTCTGGGCGTGTCAGGGACGTGTCCGCACACCAGGGTGCTCTGGACTGCCCCGTTTGAGCCCCAGATGGTCAGTCCAGCTGGGGGACAGTAGCCAGGGCATGTTTTTGGACCCTCGTGAGGGTTCTGTCAGCGGTCACTAGCCTTGGGACCTTAGCGAGGGTCTGGAATGCGAATGTACGGTGTTGACGTGGTGGCTGCTGGCCTTCCCTGGGATCTGCTGACCTCTCCATCGGGcgcaggcagggccaggcagatGGCTCACACTGCTTCATCCTGAGCTTATCTGGGATTCCGGAGCGTCTTCCCCTCACTTTTTACAGCTCCATTTAGTGAGTGCAGGTAGCTGGTGGCGGCAGCTGGACCCCAGATGTCGGCTTCTGCCGCTCCCATCAGTTAACGACAAGCCCCGGGCAGGCCCGAGCCACGTCTGCCCGCCCCAGAGCCCTCGCCCTCCTTGCCTCCAGCACAGCTGGGCCGGCTGTGCTGCTGCGCCGCTGGCGAGAAAGCCAGCCAGGCAGCCGTGGGCACCGGGGGTGACCAGGCTCACACTGGGTTCGCCGTCTCGGCATCTGCAGGGGACTTGGCCATTCCCACTCAGAGCAACCCCCACCCTTTACAAATAGGGGCTTGGAGACAAATGTGGCCAGCTGAGGCCACACAGCCATTAGAGGCAGGGCCGGACCTTTTCCTCGGCTCCGTGTGGTCCCCGGTCCTCTGCGGGGTGACCGGGGGAACCGTGATCAGAACCGTCCCCTCCACTTCCGCGCCTGCAAGTGGGATGTGCAGCGAGTCTGCCAGTTCTGTCGGAGTCCTCCTCAGAGCCTCGGCCCTTCCCACCGAGAGCGGGGGCCCGGCGGATTCCGGTCCCCGGTTAGGGGCCGAGCATCCTGCCTGTCCCGCCCGATAAGGCACCAGTGACCTTTCTTTACAAGGATCTCATTGTTCTGGCCTGAAGGTGGGCATCTGTgggcggagggaggggacagCGTTTGAGGGAAATAACTGCTCAGAAGGCAGCTtccagtgggggtggggcgggctgGGCTCTGTGCCCACTCCCCAGGCCTTGCTGTTGGCCAGTCGACCTTGACTTGAGATCAGAGAGCTCGTCACCTGCGAGGTGCCCCAGCAAGTGCTCATGCTCAGGGACACGGGGCTGGCCCGGGTCGGGCAGAGTCTGTATCTGCTCTGGGCCAGCGCCACGTGGGACCCTTTGCCCCGCAACGTCGGGGGCTTTCATGCCCCAGATGGGAAACGGAAGCCCAGGAGCCTGCTCAGCCCACCCAGGGAGGGGGGAGCAATCTGGGAGCCAGCTGTCCCCCGTCACCTCCCACGTGGCCCGGGCACCtcagcagggcaggaggaaggggaccaGGTGGCACCTGCAGTTAACAGGAAGGCTTCTGGGCATGGGTAGAACCCGAAGGTCAGCTTGTCCAGCCCCTGCTGCCAGGCAGGGCTGCACCCAGACACCACATGGGTGTGTCTCCATGACCCTGATGGCTACTAGCAGTGACCTTTCCACTTGAGGACCCCTTGGTGCTCTGCATCCCTGGGGTGCAGGCGGGGCATAGGAGTCTGGAACAGCTGTGAGGAGGGTGCTGGGACTCAGAGAACGCCAGGGAGGTGGGTCTGCCCCCGGCCTCCTGGACAGCCACCGCCTTGCCCAGAGGAGGGCTGCAGGAAGGGCCCCTGCCCCACTttccctgggcctccaggccTTCTCCCTGACTCgcagcagctccagctccccTCACGCCCCCTTGCCATTGTGAGCTCATTCATTCTGGAAATGCGGCACCGGACCCTACCCCTACTGGTGCCGGGCCTCGTGGGTACGCAGGGGTTTGGACAGTGGGGGAATCAGCCGGGCTGTGCTGTTCCCGGGTGATGACTGAAAGCGGCAGCCACAGGGTAGGCCAAGGTCAGGGTCCACTCAGGGGACTggccgggaggaggaggaggggtaggAGGCCAGCACTGTCTCACCTTGACCCTTCGCAGGCCCAGGACAGGGCCTGGCTGGCCACGTGCCCTTGACGGGGAAGAGTGGTCCCCAGCCGCTCAGAGGACAGAACCTGGCATCCCCCGAGGCAGGGGCCTTGGGGGCTCTGTTCGCAGGGGCACgtggaccccagggctgggattCCTGCTTGCTGGGGGGGCTCAGCGGTGTCACACTGCCTGCcccagaggcagaagcagaggcaggagttTCCTGAGCCCCCAGGAGCGCTGAGCCTTCCTGAGGAAGCCAGCCACACCTGCACCCTAGTCCCTGCTGAGTCagccacccctcccagccctcaggctGGTTTGGCCTTGGGTCTGAGCTGGGGCCTGCAAACCCCTCCCCCAAGGCTCGGCTAGGGCTGCTCAGTGCCAGCGCACGTACCAGGTGACCCCCACCCAGCAggccccctcccactgccccctcttCTGCTTCCTGGCCTCCAGTATGACCCCCTACTTAGGGGCCCCTCTCTTGCAGAAATGCCCAAGGCTCCCACACCCTGATGTCAGGGCCCCCCAGGCCCCAACACTCGTGCTGTGCCAGGACTGTCTCACCGTGGAGAGGTGCCCCCATTCCTTCCTCCAGGCCCCACAGTGTCCCCTTGGACACCTGGACTTCATGGTAAGGACCAGGTGAAGCCACAGCTGAAAGTGGAGAAGGCCTCATTTACAGCCACAGGAAAAGGATTTGGGCAACTGTAGGCTGAGGGCCAGCTGTGTGCAGATGAGCATCCATCCCAGTAACCAGGGTAGCGGGAGGGGGGCTACTGTTGTGGGGCCAGGCCAGCCAGCAGAGCTCAGGGAGGCCAATGAGGGCGAGGTACACTGCCCTGGGCGGCTCAGGCAGGCGGAGTCCAGGCTCCaagggccccagggctgggcccagaGACAGTGCGCCCCGAGCCATCGGCACCTGGGGCCCGGACCAGGGAGCTTCCCAGCAGGCCATGCGGCACAGCGGCAGAGCTGCCCACCGTGGGCGTGGTCCCTGGTTGCTGCGGCTCAGCCTGGGAGTCAGCTTCCTCAtccacccttccttccctccttccaccctcccGCCCTGAGGGACCGGCTCCCACGGGGGCCTGCATTCCCTGCGCCCGAGGGCCTTCCACtctccctgggaggaggagagcGGTAGGCAGGGCGGTCAGCCCAGTGTCAGGTGGACAGTCCCTCCAGCTCGGAGCCTCCAAGGGTCTGCAGACCCTCCGGGTGCCTGACTCCTCCTGCCTCCGGCCAgcacccagagggcagggcctcTATGCTCAGCTGCAGCAGGCGTGGCGGGAGGCCTGGGACGGGGACCTCACCATGGTTACCATGGAAATCAGCTCCCAAACTGACCCCAGCCACCTCTCCGAGGTTCCTCCCCTGACCTGGAAATAAGGAGGAACGAGGCCCAGGGGTGTTTGCCCTGCTGCCTTCACTCACCACAGGGGCCTCTGGAGCTCCCGAGCCCTGGAGCTGAGTGGCAGGCACGCTGGCTCTGGGGAGACACAGCAACGGGGACAAACagcactgtcccctcccctggaaCTTGCGTTCTGTGGGGGAAGCGAGTTAGCATGGAAAGAATGCAAGAGCCAGTGCCCTGGGAACTTGGAAGTTTCCGCAGAGAAGTCGCCTTGTGGGCGGCAGAGCGGGGCAGCCTTCTGGGAAATGACCTTCGAGCTGAGGGTGGAATTCGAGAAGGATGCGGCCTTGTGGAGATGTGGGCGAGGGCCtagtggggcggggggaggccaGAGCAGAGGCCCCGGGGGCATGGGCTCGCATGTTCAGGAACATAAAGAGGACCAGTGTGGCAGAGCAGGTGAGCGATCAAGGCAGGGGCcgaggtgggaggggcaggcaggggtccTGGACCACCTGGCAAACAGGGACGAGGCTGAGGCCAGACTGTGCTCTAAACGCAGCGAGGAGCTCTGGGGTGAGGGATCTGGATTCACCTCTGAAATGAACACAACAGCGTCTCCCTCCTTGACCCGAACCAAGATTGTAATTGGCAGCCAGGGGTGGACACTGGGAAGACCACGGGCGGATGTAGACCCCAAAACCCTGCTGGAGAGAAGGAACTGCCCTCACTGTCCGAGCGGCTCAGAGGGGGGCTTACAGGGGCCCACGCTCAGGTCTAGGGGTTTCAGGATACAGCGGGGGCACCCACCTGTGCACACCTGCACTGCACCCAGACTGGTGAGTGTCTGTCCGGACTAGCAGTGCAGCCATTTGAAGGTCACCTCTAATGTGTCTGACTgttgggcagaggagggaaggggaagggaaatctGCCTGCTCAGCTGACTGTCTAGAGAGATTCACAGAGGAggggttggatggatggatggatggatggatggatgtttggATGGCCAGGAGGTTAGGTGGATGGACAGGTAATCAGGTGGgaagatgggtgggtggatggatggatggaaggagggagggagggagggaggaaaggaaagaagggaagatggTACCGGTGAGCAGAGGGTGGAGCTCACAGACTAACGAGTCCTGCTGGTCGCTAGCAGTGCTGGGGGAAGGCATGCAATGGGACCTGAGAAGAAAGGCAGCCAGTGGTCTccgtgccctccccaccctgccctgaggGAGCCAGGAAGACGGCCAGATGGGGGAGCTAAGCTGTGTGGGCAGAGGTCCCTCaacctgccccaaggctgcaagACTCAACCGCTGAGAGGCAGGAGGCCCCGGATGAGGGTGGCCTACCCGTGCCATCCCTCACTCTCTCCGGGGACCCCCAGGGCAGGACCGCGTCCGACTCACCTTGGCTGCCAGCTGGGTGCTCGGAAGACCTCAATGGATGAGTGAGAGGCCTGGGACACACCTGGACAGGCAGGGAGAGTCCCCTGGGTCTCGGAGAGGCAAGGGCTGGGCTCCCAGACACCCggcctctgctccctggcagCGGCTTTGTTAGAAGCCAAGCTGAGCTGGGGAGAGGCGGTGCTCCGGAGCCTGGTTTGAGAATCAGTCTGACTTATATCGAGCACCAGCATTGccctttaccagctgtgtgacctgggcccCAAATCCCAACCTCTCTGAAACCAGTTGCCCCAACTGGAAAGTGGCGAAGGCAGCCCGCTTAGCCGGGTGACAGGGTCGTGACTAGGAAGGCGGGGCTGGAGGCTTGGAGCCCCCTCACTGTGACCCCTgggcagggagcccagaggaggctcTGGGGCTCTCTGGTGGCCCCAGCCACCGACACCCTGGgccaccctgccccctcctgaAGCCCCGCCTGGGCCCACTCGCCCACCTGTCACAGCAGGGAAGGCTCTGTGtctgctgcccccccccccgccccgccaggAAGGCTGAGGGCCAGGGGAGAAAGTGGGGCCTTTGTCCTGGGCTTGGCGGGCAGCCATCGGCCCACCCAGGGCGGCGACAGGCAGTAGCCCTGGGCCTGGAGAAGCAGTCGGCCTTTATGGAACACATCCTTGGGGGGTGGACAGAGCCCAGGGCTCGGAGctggagcccctgccctgccagcaCCTACCAGGCCACCACCACGGAGCTAGGCCTTCAGCTCCTGAAGCCCCgattttctcgtctgtaaaacgGGCTGACGTCGGTGGCACGGTACTGTCAACTGCCGGCCCAGCCCTGCTCAGGGCAGGGcggtgagggggtgggagagagagaggagcctgCCTTCCCTCCGCCGGGCAGACCTGGGCACTGGCAGGGCCTGGGCGGGCTCGCAGGCGGCCAGGAGGACTGACTGCCCGCTGGGCCCCGGGCGCTGGTTTGGGCAGTTGGGGCAGTGCTGTCAAGCTGGAAGGGTGCTTACTCAGGGAGGTGACGTCGGGCTGCACGTGAACTCGGGCGCACCTTGCCTTCCACATTCAGGCGCCTGGGTGCAGGTATCAGAAACCCAGCCGtggagctggagcccaggagggAGTAGATGGAAGGAAGGTGGCGGGAGGGGAGGGTCTGGCGGCGTCCTTAGGCGGGTGGGCAGGCCAGGTTCAGGGACAGCCACGGTCCCTTGCCGGCTGCCCCCTGGCACTCTGGGCCCCTATCTCGCCTGCCTGCGTCCCCTCCCTCTGGgcagctcctggcccctcccctctgtgCACCAGCTCCATCACCAGGGAGGGGAAGTCTGGTGGCCCGGCACAGGTCACTGGCCCACTCAGTGTGGCCAGGGTCCTACGGAGCCAATTCAGCCctggacctgggggtgggggtctgctGCGCCTAGTCCGGGTTTGGCTTCTGACACGGGCCCTGGAAAGCCTGAGGTTGGCCATGCAGCCTTCTCTGGGCTGACCACCCACTGCTGGCCTGCAGGCCGCTGGGGCCCTCCTCATCCGGCTTCTGAGATGTCCCCCGAGTCGGAACCTGACTGTAAGACCGGGTGGCCCCTGCCACTCGGTCCTGGCTTTCCAAAGTGTCTCTGGTCCCCTTGCCGGGGTGGGTGGAGGACGCCCCTGGCACCCAGGCCCCTGGGCTGCCACGGTCTCAATGTGAGGCGTGAccacctgctctccctccttccttccagaagCCCCCCGGCGCCCACGCCATGAAGGAGGAGGCCTTTCTGCGTCGCCGCTTCTCACTGTGtccaccctcctccaccccgcAGAAGGCCGACCCCCGGAAACTCGGCCGGAACCTGCTCTTGGGCGGGGAGAATGAGCTCTGCCCTCTGGGTCCAGGTCAGCGCCCGCCCGGGGACCCGGGTCTCCTGGTGCGTGGGCtgcgggcggggctggggcagctCCTGAGCCTGCGTCCTCCCCGACTTCGCAGCCCGGCTGTGTGGCCTCGGGCaggtcccttcctctctctgggctgTCCCTGTCAGAGTGAGGGGCAGGTGGCGGCCTTGCTTCGCTCACACCCCCAGCCACCCGTGCCGGGAGCTGCGTGGGGTTCATGACAGGAGCTTGCGGGGCAGGGAGAGCCGTGACGGCGGAGGCTCCCCGTCCAGGCCTGGGGGCAGCTCGTCGTCCCCGGAGAGGCGCTGAGATGCGGGGGCCCCAAACACAGGCTCCAGGGACGGGCAGCCTGATGGCAGCCCCTGGGCCTCCGGGCTGGGGGACCCCGGCCGGCTGCAGGGCCTCTCTGGGCTCGCTTTTCTCGTCTGTGAATGGGGATACTGTTAGGACCCATGCCGGCTGCGGAGGAGACCTGGGCTCCGGGGGGTACAGCTCGGCCCAGGCTGCCCTGGCTCTCACGCACTGGGCAGGTAAGCGCTGAGCACGCGGGGTCCCCTGTGCCTGCTGATGCCTTCACGCTCTAGCGCCGCTTCCCGGCCTTCCTCGCCCCTCCGGGCCCCCATCACCCAGCTGTCCACGCCCGCCCAGCCAGTCTGAGCTGAGCTCTCTCTGCCATGCCTGTGACCTCTGTCCCCAGAGAGCCTGGCCCTTCCTCTGATGCCCctgtgggagtgggaggtggggcccTGGGAGGCCTCCCGCTTCCCGCCTCCGGTGCCCAGCTTTGGGGGTGAAGAGGGGACACAAGCCCTTCCTGGCCACAGTGTCCATCGTGGCCCTGGATGAGACCGGGCGAGCTGTCAGACAGGACCTGAGGGGCTTCCAGGACCACCTACCCAAAGACTCATCAAGTTCATGGGGCCGCTGGGGCTGCCTGGTCCAAGGCACACTGCGGGTGGGGCGCCCAGGAAATAAACCTGACCCTCATTCCCTGCCGCCATGCACGGGCCCCTGCAGGAGCgggggaaggggaaaaggacaGGTCAGTCTCAGAGGGACTCGGTCCCCAGGGCGCTGGCCCAGGCAGTGTAGGACCAGGTGGCAGGTCccgtgggcagggccaggaggtgggCGAGGATGGGTGGCCAGAGAGGAGCCAGCGCCCAGCCTCCGACTGCCGGGACCCGGCACCCCTGCTCGCTCAAGTGCTCTGTGGGCACCTCTCCTCGCCTCCCCACCAGGGTGGTCCTCCCCCGCTGTTACCACCTCCGCTTCCGCGCTTCTGCTCAGGGACCTGGCAATAAaccagcagctgcaggaagcaGGCGTGGCCGTCAGGCAGCCTCAGGCCTCCTCTGAGACCatgtcctcttcctcctgcccatgAACCCGAGCTTTGGAAACCCGCTTCAAAACAAACGGAGTCAGGGAAGGGGCAGCTGCTCCCCCAGGACTGGATCCAGACACCTCACCCCTCTCTCCTGGGTCGACCAAACAGGAGAGGGAGATGGACACCTGCCAGGGAGCGGTGCAGGGACAGGGTCCAGCCACCTCCCTCCAAGAGTCTAGCACTGGGGGCAATGGAATTCCAGCCAGCAGATGCAGGGCGAGGGAGGAGGCCGGGCATGGCGCAGCCCCCCGAACCTGCCGTGTGCCTTCCAGCCTGGAAGTCCCGTTCTTCACCTGAAAACTGGGGACCTGCCTTACAGAGCCCCAAAGAGCATGCCACACCCAAGCCCAGGAAACCCAGGCTCCCCCTGCATGTCGTGGAGGTGGGACCGGagtcccaggcccctcccagtgGGGACGCGCCCTCCCAGCGGGGATGGTGACGCGGGCTGGTGTTGATGCGCTCTGAGGCAGTGTCACAGTCACGCCTGGCTGGCTTCCTGTCCCGCCCAGGCCTCCCATGCCATCGCCTGGCCTGCCACACACGGGCAGCCGGCGGAGGAGCCGGCCAGCCGCCATGCCCCAGTGCTCACGCCAGCCATCCTCTTGCAGGGAAGGACATGGAGCCCAACGGCCCGTCGCCGCCAAAGGATGAAGGGCCTCTGACCCCAGGCTCAGCCACGAAAGTGCCACCGGTAAGAGCCGGGCCGTGGAGGAACCTGCGGCGAGGAGGCTGCTTGGGGGACGACAGGAAGTGACTCGAGGGAGGGACAGCAGGGGCACTGGCGAGCCCGCTGTTCCTAGCCCCTCGGCTCTGGATCTGGGGGGCGGGGTGCTGCTGGAATGGGGGACGGGGTCACAGAGCTTGTCAGCTATTTCATCAAAGCCACCTTCTTGGAGTGACacagggtggggaggcaggggactggGAAGTCAGTGGGACAGCAGACAGGAGGTCCTGGGGCCCTTCTGTCAGAGGGAAACCCACTGAGGtgtgaccctccctccctctgctcttgcctgtgctgttccctctgccaggtgCACCAAGGTCACCCAGGGTGATGCCACGTTCTGGAAAAGTGGGTGTGGTGCACgcaggcatacacacacacacacgcatacccCGCATGctccccaggccagcccctcaTGGGGGGCAGCACACCCTGTGTGACCCAGAGTGACAACGGCCTTACTCATCTGGGACCCCATGTCCTCATTTATCAAACAAGGGGTCACTGGTAGTCCTCATGGTCTTCCTCGTGTCCACCTCCAGTGGAAAAAGCCAGATCTTTTCTGGGTCCCCCCTATCCTGCCGGCTGCTGGGAGAGTGATCCGAGTgcctgcaggtgtgtgtgtgtgtgtgtgtgtgtgtgtgtgtggaattttttaattaaaaaaattcaatgacGGTAAAATACAcctaacacaaaatttaccatcctaACCATTTAAGTATACGGTGTAGTGGTTTAAAGCACGTTCACATTACTGTGTGGCCATCACATCACCCACCTCCAGAACTtcccatcttcccaaactgacacCCTGTCTCCATTAAGCACttgctccccagcccctggccccaccatctactttctgtctctgtgaatttgatgACTCTGGGGACCTTATATGAgtggaatcacatagtatttacccttttgtgtctgacctatttcactgaGTATAATGTCCTTAAGATTCGTCCAGGTGTCACTGTGACATTAGCTGTCTGTGTCagaattctcttccttttgaaggctaaataatattccactataccACTGTGTGattggaccacattttgtttatccaatcatctgtcaatggacccatttatttttttgatacaagtttatttcataaaaatgttaaaaacatggTCATTCCTTCTACAACCCAGTAAGACATTCCAAACCCAATCAACACATCAACGGTTGTCAGAAACACTTGGTTAAgatttcagatttcagatttcaTTCAGTCAGAAACGATGTTGAGCAGGCGCTGGGGACGGAGTCATGGAGAAAACAGCCCCTCTGTCCTGGAGCCTTCCTTCTGGGGGGGAGACGGGCACCGCACAAGACGAGGTCTGGAACATGTCAAAGTCTGTGGGAGGACAGCTCTGCACACCCCCTGGAGTCTTATGAGCCACTTGGGGCTGCTTTAAAGGCCACAGCCTGGGGAAAGGTACAGACTCTAATATGTAGAAATATATTGACAGATAATATATATCcaacatatttattattaatatattaaatatgttataCGAATCTAATATagtatatgaaattaaaataacacttaaCATAGTAATATTAGATGTCCTATAATACATAACATCATAAATTACATAGTATGATATATATCATGTAATATACAGTATGTGACAGTTATGTAATATAGAAACAGTTCTTTATACACACAGACACGTGTGTATGTTATATAGGTTTTTAGtgagataaaattcaaataacataaacttaaccattttaagtgaaCCATTCATTGAcatttagtgcattcacaatattgtgaattgttggggagggcgtagctcagtggcagagcacgtgcttagcgcaCATGAGGTCCTGGTCTTacaatcctcagtccctccattaaataaataagtgaacctaattacccctcccaaaaaacccaaacccaaaccaaagaaaccaaaaagtgcaagggaaaaaaacccaaaattgtGAATTAATACCTGATGTTAATATATTAAACATGTTATTTAAATCTAATATATAGTGTATATAGGATATCTAACATATAGTATatttagtatataatatataatgtattagcTTAAAATAGCATGTTTAATTTATTAGCATCAGATATTCTATGATACATAACATAGTGTATTATGTAGTGTAATGTATAATATAACGTAAAATTTGATCATATGTAAGGTATGTAATATATAAACAGttctttatacatatacatgtatatattatatagtttttAGTGAGttaaaattcaaataacataAACGTAACCATTTTAAGGGAACAGCCCATGGACATTCAGTGCTTTCACatattgtgcaaccaccacctctgtctagttccgaAACATCTGCACTCTCCCAAACTGAAACCCCATTAGCAGTCCCT
This Camelus ferus isolate YT-003-E chromosome 10, BCGSAC_Cfer_1.0, whole genome shotgun sequence DNA region includes the following protein-coding sequences:
- the LOC116666548 gene encoding uncharacterized protein LOC116666548, translating into MTGACGAGRAVTAEAPRPGLGAARRPRRGAEMRGPQTQAPGTGSLMAAPGPPGWGTPAGCRASLGSLFSSVNGDTVRTHAGCGGDLGSGGYSSAQAALALTHWAVSIVALDETGRAVRQDLRGFQDHLPKDSSSSWGRWGCLVQGTLRVGRPGNKPDPHSLPPCTGPCRSGGRGKGQVSLRGTRSPGRWPRQCRTRWQVPWAGPGGGRGWVAREEPAPSLRLPGPGTPARSSALWAPLLASPPGWSSPAVTTSASALLLRDLAINQQLQEAGVAVRQPQASSETMSSSSCP